The genomic window TTTATTCTTGAAAGAAGGGATACAAACTCTACTCGATACAAGAAGTCTGGTcctattcaaagaaataaattaaaatctgatGCTATTCCAACGATCTTTCCGGATATTCCAAAACACCTACAAAAGAAAACTTTCCCTGAAAGGAAAACCACTCTAGCTACTTCTGATAGCAGGTCATTATGCAAATGAAATAACATACTGATactaataaaagttaatatgcagcattttttatagaatagttCATCTTTCAGAAAAGGTTAAATCTGCATATTTTATAGCTTAATTATCAAGTTTTGTAATGTagtaatttagaaatatatggTATTtccattgatatttaaaatatatagttaatttttcagattaaaGCAAGAAATACTTCGTCATGAATCTCAAATTGAACAATTATCTAAAGAAGATAAGATCGAAAACTtaacagatattaaaaaaaaactgagtaaATCCAATTTACCCAAGGACATTAATGAAAACTCTGATGAagactatattattttatctgcaTTATCAACACAAGATCTTGTCCCTACTATTTTGTATGGTTTAAAAGTGAATAGTGATCTCACGTACTCCATTTTTTCCAAGGGTCTTCCTTTACCTATCATCGAAATTAAACATATCTGCTCCTCAAAGCATCTGAGCCGTTTTTCTGAtgtgaataaaattttgtcatatttaaaGAATAGATCAGATGAGTCGAAACAAGCTTCAAACATAAAGTATGCCATTGAGCTCTTAGAAGAGTCGCTATATCAGCAAGACTTTTACTCGCAAAATCATCTTGGATTCCTTATAGAACAACTTCATCTTCACTCTGTAAGCGCAAAAGGACGAAGATACTCCCCGGAGTTTCTAGGAATTTCAACACTTTGGCACAATACTAGCCCAGCTTTATACAATCAAATTAGAGAATCTGGAATGATTTACATGCCAACTGAATCCCGTATAAGACGAATAACAAATGTATTCTCAGTCCAAGGAGGAGTACCAGGCTCAACCATGGACTATCTGAAGTCGAGAGTTGAATCATTAGATGAAAAAGACAAACGTGTTTCGATAATAATTGACGAAGTCTACTCCTCACAGAGAGTCGAATTTAGTGGTGGCAATTTTTTTGGTTGTGATAGTAATGGGAACTACTCTAAAACTATTCTTTGTTTTATGGTAAAGAGTGTACTTGGCAACTACAGTGACATGGTGGCTATGGtaccaattacaaatatatcatCCTCAATTATAAAAGAATACTATATGAAAGTCCTTCAATTGGTTACTAAAGTTGGACTTGAACCTGTTGCAACAATTACAGATGCACATGCTTCAAATAGGAAGTTCTATGTGGATGAACTAGGAGATGGAAAGTTCCCCAGATATATACTCAATCCTTTTTCcacaaatgaacaaaaaatatttatgctcTTTGGTCCTAtacatatcttaaaaaaatttttaacaactttACTAGCATAGGAAAGTTTTCATGTCCATCTTTTGAAACTGAGGGTATTATTCTTGAAGCAGAATTTGAACATGTGAAGCAAATCTACAACATGGAACTAGGTCAGGATGTGAAATTAGCTCATAAACTGAACCATAAAGTCATTTCTTCTCAACCAGTTGAAAAATGTAACAATGATGATCTATCTCTGAGATTTTTTCACGAATCGACCCTGAAAGCCCTCAACCATTATGCATCAATAGATGAACAATTCGTAAGCTTCAAAGAAACGGGCCAAGTGATGGGTACTCTGAAACGCTTTTGGAATTGTGTAAATCTAAATTCAAACTCCATCTATGTCCAAAAAAAGGATGATTCTCTAAAGCCAATTTCTGTTAATGAGAGAGAGCAAATCATTTTCTTGGTTAAGTTTGCAGAGTGGATTAAAGGGTGGGAGGAGTACTCTAAGAAAAACGGAGGAGGGTTATCTTCAGAGACATTTCATGCTGCTTATCAAACATCAATTGGACTAGCCCATTTAGTCACTTATTTACTGGATGAAAAGAATGTGGAGTTTGTCtttctttgtaaaattaattcgGACCCAATAGAAAAACGTTTTGGATGGTACAGACAACTTTCAGGTGGAAACTATTACATCAGTTGTAGACAGTTTTTTGAAGCGGAAAAAATCATTCGTGTTAgtctacttttaaaatcaaaaatcaaatcaatatccTCCATTTTCGTGGATACCAAAGAGTTAAATGATGCAAGTGAAGAGGATATCTCTAGTTTTGTTGCCCTTATATCTTCCAATTGTTCAATGGAATTAGAATCCCTTCAAGGACTCGAAccacttatttattttgtatgtggtTATGTTACCTACTCTATTTTAAAACCTTGGAATCGGGAATGCTGCACCAACTTCTTGTCTTCAAATGGAGGGGTTACTTTCTCAATGGATGAGTTGGGAAATTATCAGGAATTGGACTCCTTTATTAACGAAATCAATAAAGGAGGTTTTAAAAAACCTagtgatataatttatcttcttGGAGGACATCTCTATGAACTCTTACAATATGTTTTCACGAATGAAGAAGTtcgtaatattattttatccatgaCGGCTCCAAGAAGCGTCTTTGTGCTAGGTGCACGAAGATTTCTCTCTTCACATCATCTAACTGCAACATGGTTTGAGAAATCATCATGCAGTAATAACCATCTACTCAGCaccactttttttaatcaaattgcatctaaattatttaatatgtttgctAAAAATTTCGTGTCTGAAGCAAACAGCCAACTTCATgcaaataataagaaaaggaaaagtaCTCCAAGGAAATCTGTAtctcccaaaaaaaagttaataaaagaaaaatcaaagaaagaaCAATCTGATTGAACAGTTCataagctctttttttttattcatatcaatGTAATGATgctttcaattaaataaagtttcatttttacaccttttaactattttactcataattagaaaaaaaaaatccactccTGTCATTTATGGTAAGCATGAGAGAGATAACGtcgtacaaatattaataataatatttaaattaatacaatccATGAAAAAATTAGTACTCTCCTCAAACATGATGTTGTCATTCCTTACCTAAATAGTACCCATTTGAACTATGAAGTAATATATAGTCTATAGCaagttaatagaaatttaaaaaataaacattttatctctAGCTACCATAAAAAATGGACGACACATTATTAActataaaagacaaataaagtACGTAGTCATATAAGTAAGTATtggcaaattatatattaaatgacgTAGAATCACGATACTGGTAATTCAAAGATCAACAAAAAGACTGGTTAGTATGTTATATATACATTCTTATTTGCATATCATTGTCTTTCTCATGCCTCAGGAGACTCATTTACTCATCGTCCATGTTTgtgagatatatttttctctcatGGGCACTAacgaagataaaaaataattgaggaaactaatttatgtatttgcgattataatacatattaaatatttttttcatagaagtACTTATGCTTTGAGTTTTACTTAGAAAGGAAATAGTATGATGAAGGAGCTCATAAAATACCTCAAGATATCTAAAATCCTGGAAGGCTGGAAGTGTTTTCAAGTACAAATGAACGCATACCCAAGGAATAAAAGTCGTAAATAAGTAGTTCatacaaaaatttcttcattttttctgttttcttattatttcatcCCATATTATTAACAGGAAGCTAGTTTTTAATCATTCTACTTCCAGTCACCTTCCCAAGAAAACTACATCTGACTTGCTCaataaaagtatcattttttatcaGTCTATTTACTGAACACATAGTAGGAGGAGCAACTCAAGGTGAACATACATGCTATTTCTGAATATTATTGTAAGATTATAATTTAGCGTAGGTCAGCCTTTCGGATGTCCAAAAACAAGGCGATACTTCCAAGATGAtcaacaatatgaaaaattttattaatgaaagatGGAATAGATCAAGAGAGACTCTGTCCAGATGTTTTTGTCTTTGATAGATTAGTCGAAAAGAAGATTCAAATGATCTTAAAAACTGATGatgtatttccatattttttcggTAGTTagttttaaactaatattaagCAACCTCTCTGATACTCTTTTAAGAACTCCTATAGAtcaattaaaatccaaaaatttatcataattcaaTGTAAATCTATcttttgttcatatttcattgaaaCCTGTGACATAGGATATAAAACAATTGTAGATTGTACACGCAATAATACAAACAATCAACATACTTTTATTCGAGTTATACTTTTATAACATAACCAAACTTCCTTCTGCTTTATTCGACATTAcatcaaatattgataatttaataagtatttatctATATCATATAATATGAGTAAAGGCAGACGAGATAAAAAAgatggattatttttatttaaacttctGTCGAAGTTAcaaaacattgtaaaaaaattcaagcatATACTAGTTCTATTTGAAGCCATAGATATGTTTTCCTCTCTTATTAGATGGAAATTCAAATACGAAGAAAAACAGATATACGACTTGATGAGCCTACAAACTTTAATGAGAATTTTATCATTCGAAtgagatacataaataatagatttttcgaataaaaaggGGGACGTTGTGAAATTGTGAACCCCAAACACAATGGAAGAACCTTTcagtactttattttattctttttttgctattaaaaaggGGTATCTCACTCTCCAGATCCAAATCCCAGAATAGAAGggccaaagaaaaaatattcttcagtaaaaaaactaaattaaccaaaaaatcaattatggagctcacttccttcactcGCAAAGTGGAGTAAGGGAAGGCccgtaaaaaattatttgaattgaatttgagtcaattaagaTACTTTCTAAAGAGAGCACCTAAAGAAAAAGTCTTCAGAAGCTCACCCTCCACTCAGAGGAAAGAGATCCCAAGACCTTGACTGCCTCTTAACAACTGACgatattaaaaatggaatattgatttgtttttaatacttcatttgattttccacaatttttttattatttttttgttttctagttatatttagtatttaactACATTAAAAGAATGGATATGCTCttgatcaaaatattatcaGAACTTTGCAGTCAAGGAGCATGTCATGAAAacattttgctaaaattttctggaaaacGCTTAATGTTGGATGTGTTGAAGAAGTATTAACCttttacaatttctttatatGCAACCAGAAAAGCAGGGAGATAAGTTCGGCAATTGATATCTTTGGATGCAACTAGGAGGCCAATTGTGGATTAAATACAAAGTTTGTATGAAGAGGACTTCAATACTCTAGGTATGGTAACCGGAGTCAATGATATACGACCACGTGAGAAATTTCTAAGTTGAAGTTGATGCTTCACTCGATTCCAAATATGCAATCAAAAATAGACATCAATTACATTCATATTGAAGTCAAAgacaaacattataaattacctAAAGAACTGTACTGTGGATATGGAAAGCCAAGTTCTGAGCATACACGAGATAATTGCACAGCAGACAATAGAGAATTGGTCTCGTGACGTAAAAGAGATTACTATGCTTCAGAATGCTAGAGTAAAAAAGCCTATGTGGAGAAAGGGATGAGATAATCAAATTCACAAGCCATTACGTCGTCAATTTTTCACGTAAAAAAACTGACTTCTTCTCATGAGACCCCTTTGCTACCCATCGACGTATATCCCCACCTAGGAAGAACTTTtataatctacaaaatataatatataactacaaaaatatattttctgaggATCATTTAAGATTATACAACATCCCTTGTGTCTCTCATTCACAGCCAAGGATTCAAGCCAAAACTAGGTGTAATTGAGTAGTTAATATCGGTATTGTTGGTCCTCAACATTCATCTTACAGAAAGTTCTGGTTTTACTCCTAAGCTCTGAgatcaattataattgtaaatgatttatattaatcaagagttaccatatttttattttcaacaaattatctgAGAATTATGTTTGAGTAATAATATAAACCTTATCTGCATCATCAATCCCTTTTATTAAACATTGATAGAAATACTCTCCCTGGGTGTAAAATTATCTCAAAGTAAAGTTTATAgacttttgtatattataattttatttatacagaaatttttgattaataaagatttagaTTTTAAGATTCTAATGATCTTATGACTAATGATGATAatgtttccatattttttggTAGTTAGTTTTAAACTAATATTCAGCAACCTCTCTGATACTCTTTTTGATTCCTATGGAACAattaaaatcacaaaattaaaaatttatgataattcaaTGTAGATCTATcttttgttcatatttcattgaaatctgtGACATAGGATATAAAACAATTGTTGATTGTAtacgtaataataaaaaaacaaaatacttttattcgAGCTATACTTTTATAACATAGCCAAACTTCCTTCTCATATATTCGACATTACatcaattattgataatttaataggtatttatct from Lepeophtheirus salmonis chromosome 1, UVic_Lsal_1.4, whole genome shotgun sequence includes these protein-coding regions:
- the LOC121125911 gene encoding uncharacterized protein isoform X2; the encoded protein is MELGQDVKLAHKLNHKVISSQPVEKCNNDDLSLRFFHESTLKALNHYASIDEQFVSFKETGQVMGTLKRFWNCVNLNSNSIYVQKKDDSLKPISVNEREQIIFLVKFAEWIKGWEEYSKKNGGGLSSETFHAAYQTSIGLAHLVTYLLDEKNVEFVFLCKINSDPIEKRFGWYRQLSGGNYYISCRQFFEAEKIIRVSLLLKSKIKSISSIFVDTKELNDASEEDISSFVALISSNCSMELESLQGLEPLIYFVCGYVTYSILKPWNRECCTNFLSSNGGVTFSMDELGNYQELDSFINEINKGGFKKPSDIIYLLGGHLYELLQYVFTNEEVRNIILSMTAPRSVFVLGARRFLSSHHLTATWFEKSSCSNNHLLSTTFFNQIASKLFNMFAKNFVSEANSQLHANNKKRKSTPRKSVSPKKKLIKEKSKKEQSD
- the LOC121125911 gene encoding uncharacterized protein isoform X1; protein product: MICCCPGCRTGFPKPKKKILQKHNEEDVVEAKHSLHMLPKDPELLKIWIKAIRRENFVPNKYTRICSKHFPKSAFILERRDTNSTRYKKSGPIQRNKLKSDAIPTIFPDIPKHLQKKTFPERKTTLATSDSRLKQEILRHESQIEQLSKEDKIENLTDIKKKLSKSNLPKDINENSDEDYIILSALSTQDLVPTILYGLKVNSDLTYSIFSKGLPLPIIEIKHICSSKHLSRFSDVNKILSYLKNRSDESKQASNIKYAIELLEESLYQQDFYSQNHLGFLIEQLHLHSVSAKGRRYSPEFLGISTLWHNTSPALYNQIRESGMIYMPTESRIRRITNVFSVQGGVPGSTMDYLKSRVESLDEKDKRVSIIIDEVYSSQRVEFSGGNFFGCDSNGNYSKTILCFMVKSVLGNYSDMVAMVPITNISSSIIKEYYMKVLQLVTKVGLEPVATITDAHASNRKFYVDELGDGKFPRYILNPFSTNEQKIFMLFGPIHILKKFLTTLLA